A single Lolium perenne isolate Kyuss_39 chromosome 6, Kyuss_2.0, whole genome shotgun sequence DNA region contains:
- the LOC127308035 gene encoding cis-zeatin O-glucosyltransferase 1, whose translation MATESVAFVAVPFPAQGHLNQLMDLSLLAVSRGLSVHYAAPAAHVRQARSRVHGWDAKALGSVHFHDLDVSSFESPAPDPTAVSPFPSHLIPMFEAFTAGARAPLAVLLASLSATHRRVVVVYDNINYFAALEAARLGNGEAYGLQCVAMSYNVAWLSAGPGHQLLRDHGLQALPFDAPMSKEFMEYMYRATAEAREDGGAARAGLVINTCRVLEAEFIDAIPEHPEYKGQKLFPVGPLNPLLVDDAVPGRTRHECMDWLDAQPPASVLYVSFGTTSSLRGEQIAEMAAALKGSKQRFIWVLRDADRADIFADSGESRHDKLLCEFTKETEGTGLVITGWAPQLEILAHGATAAFMSHCGWNSALESLSHGKPMLAWPMHSDQPWNAELLCKYLRVAILVRPWEKHSEVVPAEAIQKLIEEAMLSENGMAVRQRAKVLGDAIRASMAEGGSSRNGLDDFIAYITR comes from the coding sequence ATGGCGACGGAATCGGTGGCCTTCGTCGCGGTGCCGTTCCCTGCGCAGGGCCATCTGAACCAGCTCATGGACCTGTCCCTGCTGGCCGTGTCGCGGGGGCTCTCGGTGCACTACGCGGCGCCGGCCGCGCACGTCCGGCAGGCGCGGTCGCGCGTGCACGGCTGGGACGCCAAGGCCCTCGGCTCCGTCCACTTCCACGACCTCGACGTCTCCTCCTTCGAGTCCCCGGCGCCCGACCCGACCGCCGTGTCTCCCTTCCCCAGCCACCTGATCCCCATGTTCGAGGCCTTCACCGCCGGCGCGCGCGCCCCTCTGGCCGTCCTCCTCGCGAGCCTCTCGGCCACCCACCGCCGCGTGGTGGTCGTGTACGACAACATCAACTACTTCGCCGCGCTGGAGGCGGCGCGGCTGGGCAACGGCGAGGCGTACGGGCTGCAGTGCGTGGCCATGTCGTACAACGTCGCGTGGCTGAGCGCAGGGCCCGGGCACCAGCTCCTCCGCGACCACGGCCTCCAGGCCCTCCCCTTCGACGCGCCCATGTCCAAGGAGTTCATGGAGTACATGTACCGGGCAACGGCCGAGGCGCGGGAAGATGGAGGCGCCGCCAGGGCCGGGCTCGTCATCAACACTTGCCGCGTGCTGGAGGCCGAGTTCATCGACGCCATCCCGGAGCACCCGGAGTACAAGGGCCAGAAGCTCTTCCCGGTCGGGCCACTGAACCCGTTGCTGGTGGACGACGCGGTGCCGGGGAGGACGCGGCACGAGTGCATGGACTGGCTCGACGCGCAGCCTCCGGCGTCGGTGCTCTACGTGTCCTTCGGAACCACGTCGTCTCTCCGGGGAGAGCAGATCGCGGAGATGGCCGCGGCGCTAAAGGGAAGCAAGCAGAGGTTTATCTGGGTGCTGCGCGACGCCGACCGCGCCGACATTTTCGCGGACTCCGGCGAGAGCCGGCACGACAAGCTGCTGTGCGAGTTCACTAAAGAAACCGAGGGGACGGGGCTGGTGATCACCGGGTGGGCGCCGCAGCTGGAGATCCTCGCGCACGGCGCCACTGCGGCGTTCATGAGCCACTGCGGCTGGAACTCCGCCCTGGAGAGCCTGAGCCACGGCAAGCCGATGCTCGCGTGGCCGATGCACTCCGACCAGCCCTGGAACGCGGAGCTTCTCTGCAAGTACCTTAGGGTCGCCATCCTCGTCAGGCCGTGGGAGAAGCACAGCGAGGTGGTGCCGGCGGAGGCCATCCAGAAGCTGATCGAGGAGGCGATGCTCTCAGAGAATGGGATGGCGGTGCGGCAGCGGGCGAAGGTGCTCGGTGACGCCATCCGTGCCTCTATGGCGGAAGGCGGCTCCTCCAGAAATGGCCTCGACGACTTCATTGCTTACATCACCAGGTGA
- the LOC127308036 gene encoding F-box protein At4g00755 — protein sequence MAAKSCGPDLLDWVGTDISASIFHLLDHPADLVRAAAVSRPWRRFVIENNLSKSLCLRLCPEVATVAAVAEVTRSASSPAVPVPESERDFRIYSNLAGAVVSAPRNHDVAIFTHCIGASSTDQFPKETMEHTLDEDYIVNFRPSYWSSGGSDSPDEPESLTYRLNHDICIVDEIKVQPFEAYFQHGDPIYSAKAVRFRMGHYKLPRGSESFVTHKDENKMVNADKNYMWTYTSPEYPMSQENVLQSFKLPRPVLCIGGVVMIELLGGVQKQNADDRYYICICSAQVKGRSLSPMFMFDISDPEGYSILKYLPNAKEDMKQDDTKESLEWLSLIGRYNKMNQIAVVNALMGPLFMNEYDVDDVSDDDFFE from the exons ATGGCGGCCAAGAGCTGCGGCCCGGACCTCCTGGATTGGGTCGGCACCGACATCTCCGCCTCCATCTTCCACCTCCTCGACCACCCCGCCGATCTTGTCCGCGCCGCCGCTGTCTCCCGACCATGGCGCAGATTCG TGATCGAGAACAACTTGAGCAAGAGCCTGTGCCTGCGGCTATGCCCGGAGGTCGCCACCGTCGCCGCCGTGGCGGAGGTAACCAGATCGGCGTCCTCACCCGCCGTCCCCGTGCCAGAAAGCGAGAGGGACTTCAGGATATACTCAAACCTCGCCGGCGCCGTCGTCTCCGCCCCCCGCAACCACGACGTGGCCATCTTCACGCACTGCATCGGCGCGTCCAGCACAGACCAGTTCCCCAAGGAGACCATGGAGCACACCCTCGACGAGGATTACATAGTGAATTTCCGCCCGTCCTATTGGTCCAGCGGCGGGTCGGACAGCCCCGATGAGCCCGAGAGCCTTACCTACAGGCTCAATCATGATATCTGCATTGTCGATGAGATTAAGGTGCAGCCGTTCGAAG CCTATTTTCAGCATGGGGATCCTATATACTCTGCAAAGGCGGTGCGATTTCGGATGGGCCATTACAAGCTTCCGCGGGGATCAGAGTCATTTGTCACCCATAAGGATGAGAACAAGATGGTAAATGCTGACAAAAATTACATGTGGACTTACACTTCACCAGAGTACCCTATGTCGCAG GAAAATGTACTGCAATCCTTCAAGCTCCCACGCCCTGTCCTCTGCATTGGTGGTGTGGTGATGATTGAACTATTGGGCGGAGTACAAAAACAAAATGCAGATGATAGGTATTACATATG TATCTGCAGTGCTCAAGTGAAAGGGCGCTCTCTCTCACCAATGTTCATGTTTGACATCTCGGATCCTGAAGGTTATTCAATCCTCAAGTACTTGCCGAATGCCAAAGAGGACATGAAGCAAGATGATACTAAAGAGTCACTAGAGTGGCTGTCTCTTATTGGTAGATACAATAAGATGAATCAAATAGCGGTGGTGAACGCGCTTATGGGGCCACTTTTCATGAATGAATATGATGTGGATGACGTCTCAGACGATGATTTTTTTGAGTAG